From the Desulfovibrio sp. JY genome, one window contains:
- a CDS encoding glycosyltransferase has translation MKRIYYHVSRYISHKRAGEDFIAALGAVGIACVADPAAADVLLLHDEPMALAEIIPRYRDKYRIAYSVWETQTLSDSYAKALCGVDRVWTCSPFSATAFAAAGFPVDVVPHVVRVDPPTAGDLDAIKAQIAYDPGKFYFYTMVDSVNPRKNLEALLQTFVATFGNVGDVKLVVKQYRNSWDLAGLPNVVSLDAFLSPGQIAALHGLLDCYVSAHHAEAWGLSLSDAMFCGKPVIATGFSGNMSYMNPQNSFPVQYTLVPVSGRMCDLIPLYTRDMVWAEIDRRHLAYLLRKVRRHKYALDLPARARQDMERFSPLQVGRRMRDLLERI, from the coding sequence ATGAAACGCATCTATTACCATGTGAGCCGCTACATCAGCCATAAGCGTGCCGGCGAGGATTTCATCGCCGCGCTCGGGGCTGTGGGAATCGCCTGCGTAGCCGATCCGGCCGCGGCCGACGTGCTCCTTTTGCACGACGAACCCATGGCCCTGGCCGAAATCATCCCGCGCTACAGGGACAAATACCGCATTGCCTATTCGGTCTGGGAAACGCAGACGCTTTCCGATTCCTATGCCAAGGCGCTTTGCGGCGTGGACCGGGTCTGGACCTGTTCGCCCTTTTCCGCGACCGCCTTTGCCGCGGCCGGATTCCCCGTGGATGTCGTGCCGCATGTGGTGCGCGTCGATCCGCCGACGGCAGGCGACCTTGACGCCATCAAGGCGCAGATCGCCTATGACCCGGGCAAGTTCTACTTTTACACCATGGTCGACTCGGTCAATCCCCGCAAAAACCTGGAAGCCTTGCTGCAAACGTTTGTGGCCACGTTCGGCAACGTCGGCGACGTGAAACTCGTGGTCAAGCAGTACAGAAATTCCTGGGACCTTGCCGGGTTGCCCAATGTCGTCAGCCTGGACGCCTTCTTGAGCCCCGGGCAGATCGCGGCCCTGCATGGCCTGCTCGATTGCTATGTCAGCGCGCATCACGCCGAAGCCTGGGGACTGTCACTTTCCGACGCCATGTTTTGCGGCAAACCGGTCATCGCGACCGGTTTTTCCGGCAACATGTCGTACATGAACCCGCAAAACAGCTTTCCGGTCCAGTACACCCTGGTCCCTGTTTCCGGACGCATGTGCGACCTTATCCCCCTGTATACGCGGGACATGGTCTGGGCGGAAATCGACCGCCGCCATCTCGCCTATCTGCTGCGCAAGGTGCGGCGACACAAGTACGCCTTGGATCTCCCGGCCCGGGCGCGGCAGGACATGGAGCGTTTCAGCCCCTTGCAGGTTGGGCGGCGCATGCGGGACCTGCTGGAGCGTATCTGA
- a CDS encoding carboxymuconolactone decarboxylase family protein: MRFLAQLFPEFASSLDAMDALYAEKRLIDEKTYQFICFAVSIKARSKPCVLKHFKGALEAGASLKELAYILALVMREAAGADDCWTHDVLGDVADIVAGNIDCACKK; this comes from the coding sequence ATGCGGTTTTTGGCCCAGCTCTTCCCGGAATTCGCGTCCTCGCTCGATGCCATGGACGCGCTCTATGCCGAAAAGCGGCTCATCGACGAAAAGACCTATCAATTCATTTGCTTTGCCGTCTCCATCAAGGCCCGGTCCAAACCCTGCGTGCTCAAGCACTTCAAGGGAGCCCTCGAAGCCGGGGCGAGCCTTAAGGAACTGGCCTACATCCTGGCCTTGGTCATGCGCGAGGCGGCCGGGGCCGACGACTGCTGGACCCACGACGTGCTCGGCGACGTGGCCGATATCGTGGCCGGCAACATTGACTGCGCCTGCAAGAAATAG
- a CDS encoding thioredoxin family protein — translation MLIQVLGTGCAKCKELEKLVRETVAEKGSDAQVEKVTDLKQIAMMGVFTTPAVVVDGVIKSVGAIPPKADIAAWIS, via the coding sequence ATGTTGATTCAGGTGCTCGGCACGGGCTGCGCCAAGTGCAAGGAGCTGGAAAAGCTGGTGCGGGAGACGGTCGCGGAAAAAGGCAGCGACGCACAAGTCGAAAAGGTGACCGACCTCAAGCAGATCGCCATGATGGGCGTTTTCACCACGCCGGCGGTGGTCGTCGACGGGGTCATCAAGTCCGTGGGGGCGATTCCGCCGAAAGCGGATATCGCGGCCTGGATTTCCTGA
- the ftsY gene encoding signal recognition particle-docking protein FtsY, giving the protein MAEKPAATIDEGVSPKPEAPQAKAEPAQPVIESKPTPVAPAAQPAAPAAPAPAAKPVTAAPQASAVPGENAPWRDALILELRQAEPKLSAWLDILLADVTEAGPDLWDRLRFLFASLQAPADEADAFVAKFADWVALMEYDEVELFRSELQYRLALALELEDEEDERNRLFLKLSEGLAKTKEQIVKRIDGLLGNHAVIDEAFWEELEEILIMADVGFEPAAKLMDNLREKVRKRGTTDPAVFKDILREELAEIFQVQKTIKAINPPEVVMMIGVNGVGKTTTIAKLAHRDIMQGKKVLIAAGDTFRAAAIEQLKIWADRVGAAFYTKGENADPAAVAFEAMDKALSEGFDVLYLDTAGRLHTKTNLMEELRKIRRVVAKKHPGAPHRSVLVLDATTGQNALSQTKLFNEAAGVDEIILTKLDGTAKGGVVVGIALSFGVPITYVGLGEKMEDLRPFVGQDFAQALLGVE; this is encoded by the coding sequence ATGGCCGAAAAGCCGGCCGCGACCATCGACGAAGGCGTTTCACCCAAGCCCGAAGCGCCCCAGGCAAAAGCCGAGCCCGCGCAACCGGTGATCGAATCCAAACCGACTCCGGTTGCCCCTGCGGCGCAGCCGGCCGCTCCCGCAGCCCCGGCCCCGGCGGCCAAACCGGTCACCGCCGCGCCCCAGGCTTCGGCTGTGCCGGGAGAAAACGCGCCCTGGCGCGACGCGCTGATTCTCGAGTTGCGACAAGCCGAACCCAAGCTCTCGGCCTGGCTCGATATTCTCCTGGCCGACGTCACCGAGGCCGGGCCGGACCTGTGGGACCGGCTACGCTTTTTGTTCGCGAGCTTGCAGGCCCCGGCCGACGAGGCCGACGCGTTCGTGGCCAAGTTCGCGGACTGGGTCGCGCTCATGGAATACGACGAGGTGGAGCTGTTCCGTTCGGAACTGCAATACCGCCTGGCTTTGGCCCTTGAGCTCGAGGACGAGGAGGACGAGCGCAACCGGCTTTTCCTCAAGCTCTCCGAAGGGCTGGCCAAGACCAAGGAACAGATCGTCAAGCGCATCGACGGACTGCTCGGCAACCATGCCGTCATCGACGAGGCGTTCTGGGAGGAGCTCGAGGAAATCCTCATCATGGCCGACGTCGGCTTCGAGCCGGCGGCCAAGCTCATGGACAACCTGCGCGAAAAGGTCAGAAAACGCGGCACCACCGACCCGGCCGTGTTCAAGGACATCCTGCGCGAGGAATTGGCGGAAATCTTCCAGGTCCAAAAGACCATCAAGGCCATCAACCCGCCGGAAGTGGTCATGATGATCGGCGTCAACGGCGTGGGCAAGACCACCACCATCGCCAAGCTGGCCCACCGCGACATCATGCAGGGCAAAAAGGTGCTCATCGCCGCCGGCGACACCTTCCGGGCCGCGGCCATCGAACAGCTCAAAATCTGGGCCGACCGGGTCGGCGCGGCATTTTACACCAAGGGCGAGAACGCCGACCCGGCGGCGGTGGCCTTCGAGGCCATGGACAAGGCCCTGTCCGAAGGCTTCGACGTGCTCTACCTCGACACCGCCGGCCGGTTGCACACCAAGACCAACCTCATGGAAGAATTGCGCAAAATCCGCCGGGTCGTGGCCAAGAAACACCCCGGAGCGCCCCACCGCTCGGTGCTCGTGCTCGACGCCACCACCGGCCAGAACGCCTTGTCCCAGACCAAGCTTTTCAACGAGGCGGCGGGCGTGGACGAGATCATCCTGACCAAGCTCGACGGCACGGCCAAGGGCGGGGTGGTGGTCGGCATCGCGCTATCCTTCGGCGTGCCCATCACCTATGTGGGGCTGGGGGAAAAGATGGAGGACTTGCGCCCCTTCGTGGGCCAGGACTTCGCCCAGGCGCTACTCGGCGTGGAATAA